The sequence GCCAAATAGGCTGCCCGAAGATGTCCGGCACAACCTGCAACCAAACCAAAACGAGGTGGCGAGATGGTGGAAAAGAATTCCGAAACAATGACAGAGGCGACCGAACACCAAGCCCAGGCTCAACATGATGTCGAAACCGAGGCCGTCCCGGCGGCAGCGCCAAGCGCCAGCGAAATCGACGCGATCATCCGCAAGCGTGTCTATGCGGCTATCGGGGTCGGATTCGTGCCCGTTCCCTTGGTTGATATCGCCGGTCTGACCGCGATCCAGCTGGAGCTGATTCACGCCCTGGCCAATGCGTATGGCGTCGAGTTCCAGAAGGAGAGGGTGAAATCGATCATTTCCTCTCTCTGCGGCGGGGTGCTGTCGGTCGCCACGGTTCCGTTTTTTGCATCCATCTTCAAGAGCATTCCCCTCATCGGCACCACGGCCGGCGGAGCGACCATCAGCATTGTCGGCGGCGCGTCCACCTATGCCATTGGCAAGGTTTTTGACCGCCACTTCAGGGAAGGTGGCAACCTCATGAACCTCGACGTCCAGGAAACCA is a genomic window of Deltaproteobacteria bacterium containing:
- a CDS encoding DUF697 domain-containing protein, with amino-acid sequence MVEKNSETMTEATEHQAQAQHDVETEAVPAAAPSASEIDAIIRKRVYAAIGVGFVPVPLVDIAGLTAIQLELIHALANAYGVEFQKERVKSIISSLCGGVLSVATVPFFASIFKSIPLIGTTAGGATISIVGGASTYAIGKVFDRHFREGGNLMNLDVQETKTYFKTKLEEGKAFVSKMKPAKKEDVATDASTPESEATL